The Strix aluco isolate bStrAlu1 chromosome 1, bStrAlu1.hap1, whole genome shotgun sequence genome has a window encoding:
- the H2BK1 gene encoding histone H2B type 2-K1 — protein MSVEAGKKRGHVPTSGDKKSKRKPKRKETYSVYIYKVLKQVHPDTGISSKAMSIMNSFVNDIFERLAAEASRLAQYNHRSTITSREVQTAVRLLLPGELAKHAISEGTKAVTKYTSSK, from the exons ATGAGTGTGGAAGCTGGGAAGAAACGTGGTCATGTTCCTACTTCTGGGGACAAGAAGTCTAAGAGGAAGccaaagagaaaggaaacctATTCAGTCTATATCTACAAAGTACTGAAGCAG GTACACCCGGACACCGGCATCTCCTCTAAGGCCATGAGCATCATGAACTCCTTCGTCAACGACATCTTTGAGCGACTGGCGGCGGAGGCCTCGCGCCTGGCCCAGTACAACCACCGCTCCACCATCACCAGCCGTGAGGTGCAGACGGCCGTGAGGCTCCTGCTGCCTGGCGAGCTGGCCAAGCACGCCATTTCCGAGGGCACCAAGGCTGTCACCAAGTACACCAGCAGCAAGTGA